Genomic DNA from Desulfovibrio psychrotolerans:
GTACTACGGCATTCCCTTCCACGGCTGGATTCAGGGCATATGGTACCGGACAGACTGGTTCGAACGGGAAAATCTGGAGCCGCCCACCACATGGGAGGCAATCCTCAAGGCGGCTGAAGTCTTCACACAGCCGGAGAAGGGCATCTACGGCATTCTGGTGGGCACCAAGCGGGACCACTACGCCGGGCAGGTGTTCACGCATCTGGCCATTTCCAACGGCGCGCGCATGTTCGACAACGGGCGCACGGTCTTCAACAGCCCCGCCATGGCGGAGACGCTGGATTTCTATACCCGGCTGGCCGCCTTTTCCCCACCCGGCGAGCAGACATGGCGGGGCAGGGATTATTATCTGCAAGGCAGGCTGGCCATGATGTTCTATTCCACCTTCATCATGGATGATCTGGCCCTGCCCGGCATGGCGCTGGATTCCCTGAGCAGCGACAACTTCCCGGATCTGCCCGGAGCCCCCTTTGACCCGCATCTGGTCCACAACACGGGCATGGTTTCCCTGATAACCGCGCGGGGCAATTCTTCATACGGCATGGTAAACGCGCTGGGCCTTGTGCGCCTGAAAGAACAGGGGCAAGGCCCGTTGCGCGGTGCCGGAGACGATTCGCACGTCTACCGCGTCTACCGGGCACGGGAAGAATTTCTTCGTTTTCTCTACGCCCCCCACGTCTACACCTCGTGGCTGCACATGGCACCGGGCGGCATGTTGCCCGTCTTCCGCGACATCGCGGGGCAGAATGCCTTTATGCGCGACCTTACAGGTGTGTTCCGCCGCTATGGCAGACCCAAGATGCACGACATCATTCAGGGGCTCGAAACCATACGCAACTTCGGGCATGAAAACGGCGAGCATCAGCCCGCCGCTTCCGTGGTATACGCCCGCAACGTGCTGCCGGACATGATAGCCCACAGCCTTTCCGGCAACATGACAGCGGAACAGGCCGTGGGGTGGGCGCATGCACGCATTGAGGAAATCGTGCACGAACTGAACGCCGGAAAAAATTCAGCCCCAGCCTCACAATAGCAAAAACGGTCAAGACAGGTTCCGGCGGAAAGGGTATTTCCCTTTCCATGCAACAACACATGAACAACCTGAATATGGCCGACGCCCGCACAACGCAGAGTGGCGAGGATGATTCCCTGCGGGATGACAACCCGCCGCAGGACAGGACGGCTCCTGTGCAGCCCGTACCCGCTTTGCCCTCGTTGCCCCCGTCGCCCCCGGTTCACGGTCCCGCCCACCGGCAGGCAGGCAACAGCTATCGGCAACGCATCCTCCGGGTGCTGTTGTACATGGAAGAGAACATAGGCAGGCACGATACTTCGCCCTCTTCAGGCAGAAACGGCGAACGCCCCGGAGCGCAGGCAGACCCGCTCTCGCTGGAAAATCTGGCTTCCGTGGCGCACCTTTCCCCTTTTCATTTCCACCGCGTCTTCACCGGCATGGTGGGCGAATCCGTCAAGGCATACCTGCGCAGGCTGCGGCTTGAACGGGCAAGCACCATGCTGGCCTTTACAGACCGCGCCATACTGGATGTGGCACTTGAGGCCGGATACGAATCGCAGGAGGCCTTTACCCGCGCCTTCCGGACACGGTTCGGCGCAAGCCCCGCACAATACCGCAGGAGCGGATGCCGCCTAACTCCTGCAAACCCGTACTTCAAGGAGATTTTCATGCCCGCAAACACCGAATTTAATCCGCAGGCCCTCGGGCTTGACGTGGAAATCAGGAAGCTTCCTGCCCAGCGCGTGGCTGCGGTCCGCCATGTGGGCCCCTACTCGCAATGCGAATCCGCATGGAACACCCTGTGCGGCTGGGCAGCCCCGAAGGGCCTCTTGGGTCCGGGCGTGCTGTTCCTCGGCATCTGCCATGATGATCCCACCGTGACAGACCCTGACAAAATCCGTTATGACGCATGTATTGCCGTATCCGATACGGATACCGTGGAAGGCCCTGCCACGGCCCTTACCCTGCGCGGAGGCGACTATGTGGTGGCCGTGCACAAGGGGCCTTATGAAAACCTTTACAAGAGCTACGCCGCCATCTGCGGGCAGTGGATTCCCCTGTCCGGGCGCGAAATGGCCATGGAGCCGAGCATAGAGGTATACCTGAACGACTGCAAAACCACTCCCCCCGGCGAGTTGCGCACGGAAATACGTATTCCGCTCGTTCCCGCCGCATAGGGCAGCCCCCTGCCATGCGCATGTATGGCGGGGGCCCCGCAGATATCCGTTATGAAGACCATCAGCAACACACGCAAAGCAGCGCCTCAGCCCGCCACGGAAACTGCCCGCTACTGGGCAGACAGCCGCATTGCCGGGCTGGAAATGCTTAAGGCACAATACGTGCGCCACACCTTTGCCCGCCACGCGCATGAGGGATTCGCGCTGGGCGTCATCCTGCACGGGGCACTGGCTTTCCGCTATCTGGGACGCAACCATGTGGCGCAACCGGGAACGGTAAACCTCACCGTACCCGGTGAGGTGCACGACGGGCACGGGGCCGACTCCGCAGGATGGGCGTACCGCATGTTTTACCTGTCTCCGCAGTTCGTACTTGCCGCCGCCACGGAGGCGGGCATGCCTGCGGGGCGGCTTCCCGAATTCTCTTCCGGCGTGCTCCAAGACCCCGCTCTGGCGCGCGGGCTTACCCTGCTGCACACGCAAATGGAACAGCAGGATGCAACCATGCCCGTGCTGGAACAGCAGGTACGGCTGAACGCCCTGCTCGCGCACTGGATTCATGCCCACGCCAACCGCAACACCTGCACAGGAGCAACGGGACCGCAATCCCCTGCCGCAGGCAGCGCACGGCAGACAGGATCAATGCCCCGCGCAGGCTGTGAACCCCGCGCCGTGCGGCTGGCCCGGGAATATCTAGACGCGCACAGCGCGGAAGATGTGCGGCTTGAGGTGCTTGCACTCCACGCGGGACTCAGCCCCTACCACCTTTCACGGGTTTTCTGCCGCACGCTGGGTATGCCGCCGCATGCCTACCTCACCCAGCGGCGGGTGTTCCACGCCCGCGCACTCCTTGCCACGGATACTCCGCTGGCGGACATCGCCCTCACCTGCGGATTCGCCGACCAGAGCCACCTCACCCGGCAGTTCAAACGGGTTCTGGGCGTTCCGCCCGGTGCCTTGCGCAAGAACGTGCAAGAACAATAATTCTGCCTGTTCCATGATGCTCTCCGTACCATACAGGAGGTTCTCATCATGGACACACATCCCCGCAAAGCTGCAACGCCTTCCGACGCAGCCACTCACCTGCCCCGCAATCCGGCAGCCCCCTCTGCCCTCCGGGCACGGATTTCGCTCTGCCTTGCCATGGCCATTGTCGGCTCTTCAGTGGTTGCCGGAAAATATGTGGTGCTTTCCATGCCCGTGTATCTTTCGCTCTGGTTGCGGTTTGCCATAGCCTTTGCGGTTATGCTGCCTCTGCTTTTCCTGCGGGAAGGCGGACTGCCCCGTGCCCCGCGGACAGACTGGCTATTGCTCTTCGCACAGGCCGGTTGCGGAGGATTCCTGTTCAACGCTCTGCTGCTGGAAGGGCTGCGGCATACCGATGCACCATCGGCCGGTATCATCACCGCCACTGGTCCCGCCTGCGCCATGCTCGTCTCGTGCCTCATGCTGGGGGAGAGGCTCACCCGCCGCACCGCGCTGGCTGTCTGCCTGTCTTTTTCCGGCATTGCCCTGCTCCATGCCGGAAATCCGCAAATGACAGCGTCTGCCCCTGCCCGGCAGATCACGGCATACGGAACCATGCTTGTCTTCGGCGCGGTTATGGCTGAATCGCTGTTCCTGCTGCTGGGCAAACGGTTACGTACCCGCATCACTCCGCTGGCGGCGTCCACTCTTCTCTGCGGTTTCTGCACGGTGCAGTTTTTTCCGCTGGCCCTGCCGCAGCTGCTTGCGGGCGGCATGAGCGGCATGTCCTATGCCGATGCGATGGTTATTGCGTGGTATGCCCTCGGCATCACGGTGGGAGCCTACCTGCTGTGGTTTTCCGGGGTGGCGCATGTGCGCGGGGCAGAGGCGGGCCTCTATACCGGCATCATGCCCGTATCTGCCCTTCTTTTCTCCTCCTTGCTGCCCGGCAACGTCATCGGCTGGCAGCACGCAGCCGGGTGCACGGCCGTGCTTCTGGGCATTGCCGCCGCATCCCTGCCATATCGGCCCGCCAAGCAACTACAGTAGCAGAGGAGTATCTTTTCACTCCAATACCACTGAAGGTGCGCGTGGATGAATAATCCTACCCTCCACGCGCACCTTCACGTGCACCTTCACGCGCAAAGAAGCCGCCGGACGATCTTTCGTCCGGCGGCTTCTTGCGCTCTGCTCCGGAAAGCCCGCCTTGCTGAAGGGCCGGTTCCCAGAAACGGAGGAGCGATGCCCGGAAAATTCGGGCACCGCAGTTGGGTTAGCGATTGGGAAATCCCGCGCATAATACCCGCAGCGCGTCATTGCGCAAATGAATTCTTTTCATGCGGCTGTTGAATTTTTTTCAGGTACCGCTCTTCTGAATAAACCTGTACCGGAGCCACCCCGGCAAGACCGGGCAAGCATCCGGATGCATGCCCGCTGACAATCGGTATCTGCATACCGCAGTGACACGCGCTTGCGGCCACAACTGCCAGCCTGTACTTGCGGCGGTCGGTGGCGCCTCCCCTTGCTCACGATGCCCCACAAAAAACAGTCGGCCACAGGGAGCAATCCCTGTGGCCGAAGGGCAGTACTGCGAAAAAACAAAAAGACTACTTGTTAACCACGTCAACAAGCGCCTTGGCGGCAGAAAACTTAACCACCTTGCGGGCCGGAATGGTAATGGGCTTTCCGGTCTGCGGATTGCGGCCTGTGCGGGCGGCACGCTCGGAGACGGAAAATGCGCCCACGCTGGGCAGGCGAACACCGGCCTTGGCGGCAACGCCATCGGCAAGCACCTTGCAGAAGGCATCATATGCCTTTTCCGCACTCACCTTGGTCTCGAACACTTCGGGCAGGGCATCTTTAAGAGCCGCTACAAATTCAGCCTTGGTCAACATCAGGAATATCCTCCTTAAAGCACGATTCGGTTTCCCCCCGGAACATCAAGCCGTGACCACATTATTAACAGACCCTATGCAGTCTTCTCCAAACATTGTCAATCGTTTCACGGGCGCAAACCCCCGCCCCGCAAGACTTTGCGTCGTTATACACATTGCTTGTTACGGTATTGCTATTATCATATGAAGTGGTTACGGTGTAATAGACAGTATTGAAGTTTTGTGCATTCGCGCCTGTTCCTTCAGCGTATCAGGGGGTTTTCATGAATAACGCAACCCATATGCACGACGTTCACACCCTGCTGACCATTGCGGAAATAGCGCAACGGTTTTCACTGCCTGAATCCACTGCCCGTTACTACTGCAAGCGATTCCTCGCCTACCTGCCCCATGTGGGCGAAGGCAAACGCAGGCGCTACCGCAAGGGCGTGCTGGACGTGTTTGCGGTTATTGTTGACGAAATGAAGCGGAATAAAAACGCAATGGCGGTGGAGGCAACACTTTCCGCAACGTTTCCTAAAAATATCGATGTATTGGGAGACAAACCGCAAGCGCAACAACAAAACAACAACACCGCGGCATCTACTGCGGTTCTTCCGTTCTCCGCGCATCTCCCGCAGGAAGCGGACCGCCTGTTCAACCTTCTTGAGCAACAGGCCATGGCCATGGGCACCATAGCCAAAGCCCTGTGCACCATTGCCGCGCGGGCAGAAACCATGCTGGATATGGCTGCGGGTCACACTGCCCCCCCGGTTGCCCCCGCCGCGCCCCCTGCTGTCAGCGAACTGGAACAGGCTCTCGTGCGCAAGGATGAGGAACTGGAAACGCTCCGCAAGGAGATTTCCACAATAAAGATCCTGCAGGCAGAGTCGGAAAAACTCCACCAGCAGGATCTAGATCAGATGCGAAAATGGCTGGGCCGCATAGCACAGGAGCAGAACACGGCTGCGGGCAGACAAAATTCCTGACAATCTGCCTACACAGCAGGTGCCGCCCGCTTTTCCCACAGCTTCATATCCTTCATTTTCTTGCGCCGCTCCCGCTGCAATGCCTTGCACACGAGCGATGCGCCCTTTTTGTACCCGTATTTGGCGCGGTATTCATCCGGCGTGAGCCCATGCGACTCCAGGTGCTTACGGGTAAGCATCTTGAACATTCTTTTGCATTCCAAACAGGTTACAGACTTTTCGCGGATGACCTTTTCCGGATCGGTCTCCGGGTCTGATGCCGGAGCGGACACCTCTGCCCCTCCTTCCGCTATCTGCCGGATGGCGGTTGCAAGACCGCGCATCATGGAACTTATTTCCTCTTCACCCATGGTCCGCACCGACGCCTGCGCCTTGATAATTTCCAATGCCTGCTTCAGATAGTCGTCCATCACCCACTCCTCCACTCCTTTTGGTTGGCAAGACCGCACACGTCTCACCCCGCCCCCACCCCGAATGGCACAACGGCAACATCAGTAAAACCAGTCCGCCCCCAAGGCATACGCGCCTCACCGCAAAGAGGCGCACAGAACCTGCGTGCCCTGCAGGTTATCCCGCATTCCGCCGCGTACTTCTGCGGCACACAGTCCGCGCACGCCGGCCATGTCAGCATTCGCTTACTTTTTACCACACTACAGAACCATTGCCATGATTTTCGGAACCTTACAAGACGGCACGTGCTTTTTCGCCGGCGCACCGCCTGCCCTGTATTCCCGGCAAGCGTTCTCCGCCATTGCACAAAAGCCGTAAAAAGGCTCATGAGAGCCTGCAGATGGTGAGCAAAGTGGGAGGAACAGGATGGCACATTATCAGGCCTTATCAGGCCTTACTAGGCATGATCAAGGCATGATCAGGACATGATCAGGGCATGGGGCACTGTCTCACGGACTTGTTCCGCAAACAGGCATACAGGCGGTATGGACGGGCAACGGAAGCAATCCGCAACTATCAAGCGACACCCGGCACAAAGCGGAGCACACGTCTTTTACACTGCACCTGCGGGAGGAAAAACAGGTCGCGTCAGTCGTTCCCGGTCTCCCACATGTTCTTCTTGCGGTGCATAAGGTCGTGCCCCTCTCCGGGATAGACCATGCGCTGGTCACATGGCGTGGGGGCACCTTTCAGATGCCAAGCCCCCGGAACGGGGTCCGGCCCCTGCATGGTGCGGACAGAAGGCGCGGTATCGGTCATTCGGGGATGGGCGCGCAGGTCCACGCCGGGCACATAGCAACTGAACTCCAGAGCAATGCCGTTGGGGTCGAAGGTGTATACGGAGCGGATGAAGCCGTGGTCCACAAGTTCAGAAACCCATACCCCTGCCCCTTCCAGCCTGTCCCGCACATCCCACAGGGCATCTTCGTCCGCAACCCCCAAAGAAACATGGTCAAACACATAGGGTCCGCGCACGGGAACCCCGTGGTCCTTTTCCGGCAGCGGCTCCACCCCCGGCCACTCAAAAAACGCCACCATGTCCACGTCTGATATGGCGAAGAAATACTGTCTGTACCCTTCATGACCAAGCCCGGCGATAAGGCGCATGCCCAGCAGGTCGCGCCAGAAGAGCACCGTGGCGTCCATATCTTCCGTGGCCATGGCCAGATGATTAACGCCGGTATACCGCGGCGCAAAAGGCGTTTTCTGCATTTCCGGCCTTACTGCAATTCTGAAAGCTTTTTGATAATGCCGCCGAGATCGGGGCGAAGGTTTATGTCCGTGATTTCAATATGCCGGATGATGCCCTGCCTGTCGATAATGAAAATGGCTCTCTCCGTCACGCCCTCCGGCCGCAGAATGCCGTAGAGCGAGGCCACAGCCCCGTGAGGCCAGAAGTCGGAAAGCACAGGGAACCACATGCCCTGCGGGTCCATCTGGCGGGTCCATGCGTGCAGCGAAGGCAGGTTGTCCGTGGTTATGCCCAGCAGCACCGCGTTGTGCTGTTCAAACAGCTCGCGGGCAATGTTATACCCCGGCCACT
This window encodes:
- a CDS encoding HU family DNA-binding protein encodes the protein MLTKAEFVAALKDALPEVFETKVSAEKAYDAFCKVLADGVAAKAGVRLPSVGAFSVSERAARTGRNPQTGKPITIPARKVVKFSAAKALVDVVNK
- a CDS encoding MerR family transcriptional regulator, whose translation is MNNATHMHDVHTLLTIAEIAQRFSLPESTARYYCKRFLAYLPHVGEGKRRRYRKGVLDVFAVIVDEMKRNKNAMAVEATLSATFPKNIDVLGDKPQAQQQNNNTAASTAVLPFSAHLPQEADRLFNLLEQQAMAMGTIAKALCTIAARAETMLDMAAGHTAPPVAPAAPPAVSELEQALVRKDEELETLRKEISTIKILQAESEKLHQQDLDQMRKWLGRIAQEQNTAAGRQNS
- a CDS encoding VOC family protein, encoding MQKTPFAPRYTGVNHLAMATEDMDATVLFWRDLLGMRLIAGLGHEGYRQYFFAISDVDMVAFFEWPGVEPLPEKDHGVPVRGPYVFDHVSLGVADEDALWDVRDRLEGAGVWVSELVDHGFIRSVYTFDPNGIALEFSCYVPGVDLRAHPRMTDTAPSVRTMQGPDPVPGAWHLKGAPTPCDQRMVYPGEGHDLMHRKKNMWETGND
- a CDS encoding DMT family transporter, with protein sequence MDTHPRKAATPSDAATHLPRNPAAPSALRARISLCLAMAIVGSSVVAGKYVVLSMPVYLSLWLRFAIAFAVMLPLLFLREGGLPRAPRTDWLLLFAQAGCGGFLFNALLLEGLRHTDAPSAGIITATGPACAMLVSCLMLGERLTRRTALAVCLSFSGIALLHAGNPQMTASAPARQITAYGTMLVFGAVMAESLFLLLGKRLRTRITPLAASTLLCGFCTVQFFPLALPQLLAGGMSGMSYADAMVIAWYALGITVGAYLLWFSGVAHVRGAEAGLYTGIMPVSALLFSSLLPGNVIGWQHAAGCTAVLLGIAAASLPYRPAKQLQ
- a CDS encoding AraC family transcriptional regulator, which codes for MNNLNMADARTTQSGEDDSLRDDNPPQDRTAPVQPVPALPSLPPSPPVHGPAHRQAGNSYRQRILRVLLYMEENIGRHDTSPSSGRNGERPGAQADPLSLENLASVAHLSPFHFHRVFTGMVGESVKAYLRRLRLERASTMLAFTDRAILDVALEAGYESQEAFTRAFRTRFGASPAQYRRSGCRLTPANPYFKEIFMPANTEFNPQALGLDVEIRKLPAQRVAAVRHVGPYSQCESAWNTLCGWAAPKGLLGPGVLFLGICHDDPTVTDPDKIRYDACIAVSDTDTVEGPATALTLRGGDYVVAVHKGPYENLYKSYAAICGQWIPLSGREMAMEPSIEVYLNDCKTTPPGELRTEIRIPLVPAA
- a CDS encoding ABC transporter substrate-binding protein, with translation MTTRRTAPVQPLLRCLLWLGLCSALLLHSLPAGADTPVHTSTHTKSQTTAHGESNTDGHTNDDEATLLRIWVSEVHYDRLVAIEYLTRTFETLFPGITVELTAVEENQFVPAFRRSLQNGTTPALVGTASDLVVALGEMDALDPEATSRALNLIGRSRFYRGPLSLLERPQRGQYYGIPFHGWIQGIWYRTDWFERENLEPPTTWEAILKAAEVFTQPEKGIYGILVGTKRDHYAGQVFTHLAISNGARMFDNGRTVFNSPAMAETLDFYTRLAAFSPPGEQTWRGRDYYLQGRLAMMFYSTFIMDDLALPGMALDSLSSDNFPDLPGAPFDPHLVHNTGMVSLITARGNSSYGMVNALGLVRLKEQGQGPLRGAGDDSHVYRVYRAREEFLRFLYAPHVYTSWLHMAPGGMLPVFRDIAGQNAFMRDLTGVFRRYGRPKMHDIIQGLETIRNFGHENGEHQPAASVVYARNVLPDMIAHSLSGNMTAEQAVGWAHARIEEIVHELNAGKNSAPASQ
- a CDS encoding peroxiredoxin; this encodes MYWTRLVAAVAVLGMLVMPALSRADVDPGQLYAPQGHAAAKPVDSMIAVAVGDAAPDFGLPALNGTVVRLSQFRGISNVVLSFVPAAFTPVCSGQWPGYNIARELFEQHNAVLLGITTDNLPSLHAWTRQMDPQGMWFPVLSDFWPHGAVASLYGILRPEGVTERAIFIIDRQGIIRHIEITDINLRPDLGGIIKKLSELQ
- a CDS encoding MucR family transcriptional regulator; the encoded protein is MDDYLKQALEIIKAQASVRTMGEEEISSMMRGLATAIRQIAEGGAEVSAPASDPETDPEKVIREKSVTCLECKRMFKMLTRKHLESHGLTPDEYRAKYGYKKGASLVCKALQRERRKKMKDMKLWEKRAAPAV
- a CDS encoding AraC family transcriptional regulator gives rise to the protein MKTISNTRKAAPQPATETARYWADSRIAGLEMLKAQYVRHTFARHAHEGFALGVILHGALAFRYLGRNHVAQPGTVNLTVPGEVHDGHGADSAGWAYRMFYLSPQFVLAAATEAGMPAGRLPEFSSGVLQDPALARGLTLLHTQMEQQDATMPVLEQQVRLNALLAHWIHAHANRNTCTGATGPQSPAAGSARQTGSMPRAGCEPRAVRLAREYLDAHSAEDVRLEVLALHAGLSPYHLSRVFCRTLGMPPHAYLTQRRVFHARALLATDTPLADIALTCGFADQSHLTRQFKRVLGVPPGALRKNVQEQ